A genomic window from Equus caballus isolate H_3958 breed thoroughbred chromosome 5, TB-T2T, whole genome shotgun sequence includes:
- the CD1B1 gene encoding T-cell surface glycoprotein CD1b precursor encodes MLLLPLLLSAVLFPGGDNEHAFQGPASFRVIQISSFANSTWAQIRGSGWLDDLQIHGWDSDSGTAIFLKPWSKGNFSDEEVTELEELFRVYLIGFVREVQDRASEFQMEYPFEFQGMAGCELNSGEAIVSFLKTALGGLDFLSIKNDTCVPASEGGSRAQRFCALISQYQGILDIIKKLLLETCPRYLLGVLDAGKAELKRHVKPEAWLSSGPAPGPGRLLLVCHVSGFYPKPVWVMWMRGEKEQPDTQQGDIQPNDDGTWYLRVTLDVATEEAAGLTCRVRHSSLGGQDIILYWGLSISIGLIVLAIIVPSSILLICLALWFWRRRSYQNIS; translated from the exons ATGCTGCTTCTGCCACTTCTGTTGTCAGCAGTTCTCTTTCCAGGTGGTGACAATGAACATG CCTTCCAGGGGCCAGCTTCTTTCCGTGTCATCCAGATCTCATCCTTCGCCAACAGCACCTGGGCACAAATTCGAGGCTCAGGCTGGTTGGATGATTTGCAGATCCATGGCTGGGACAGTGACTCGGGCACTGCCATCTTCCTGAAGCCCTGGTCCAAGGGAAATTTCAGTGATGAGGAGGTGACTGAGCTGGAGGAGCTATTTCGAGTCTATCTCATTGGATTTGTTCGGGAAGTGCAGGACCGTGCCAGTGAATTCCAGATGGAAT ACCCCTTTGAATTCCAGGGCATGGCAGGCTGTGAGCTGAATTCTGGGGAGGCCATAGTAAGCTTCTTGAAGACAGCTTTAGGAGGATTGGATTTCCTGAGCATCAAGAATGACACATGTGTGCCTGCCTCAGAGGGAGGCAGTAGGGCGCAGAGGTTCTGCGCACTCATCTCTCAGTACCAAGGGATCCTTGATATCATAAAGAAGCTCCTTTTAGAAACCTGCCCTCGATATCTCTTGGGTGTCCTCGATGCAGGGAAAGCAGAACTGAAGAGGCATG TGAAGCCTGAGGCCTGGCTGTCTAGTGGCCCTGCTCCTGGGCCTGGCCGTCTGCTGCTGGTGTGCCACGTCTCAGGATTCTACCCAAAGCCTGTGTGGGTGATGTGGATGCGAGGTGAGAAGGAACAGCCAGACACTCAGCAAGGTGACATCCAGCCCAATGATGATGGGACATGGTATCTCAGAGTAACCCTGGATGTGGCAACAGAGGAGGCTGCTGGCCTGACCTGCAGAGTGAGGCACAGCAGTCTGGGAGGCCAAGACATCATCCTCTACTGGG GACTTTCCATCTCTATTGGCTTGATAGTTTTGGCAATAATAGTGCCCTCCTCGATCCTTTTGATATGTCTTGCATTATGGTTTTGGAGGCGCcg GTCATATCAGAATATCTCATGA